The genome window TATTGACTGGCAAGAAATGCCCGACGAACAAGTATTTGCCGAGGCAGAATCTGCTAAAATGGATTTGGGATTTTAGATTGACAACGGCTAGATTCATTACAGAACTTAGGCAAATGTTACTGTAAATTAGTCTGTGCGAACAATTGGCGATCGCTGGCAATGACAGAAATATCTCATTTTTGCCTCAGTTATAAACGAAAAAGTGCGATCGAACGTCAAAAAAGTTAGGCCCCAGCTTTGAGTCAGAAGCTTTTCCCCTTTCACCCCCTCACCCCTCATCCCTAACAGCCCAAAATTTGCTTAAGCTTAAACATGATGGAGATGATGGAGATGATGGAGCCTAGGGGCACAATGAAAGTCAAACAGGGCAACAGCCAGCCTTTATACACCTTGTCGTTACTCGTAGCAGAAGTGGAATAGCATATTTTCATAAAAATGTCAAGAAATATTTTAAACAGTTACTCCCATCTGATACGGCGATCGAGTTCGGTTATCTCGCATCCCACCATCTAGGCAGCGAGAAAATTTCAAGCGATGATGGAACAGAGAGCAAAACAAAGCCCTCGAATTGCATGAGTCTGTTTGCATGAGTATTGTGAAGTTGAGTTGCAGTTAAAACGAACAGGGAATTCAAAACCTTAAGGAAAAATGTAGAATCTTGACCTTAAGACAGAGGTTTTTACTCTTTACGATCCTCAAAATTGGGAATAATATTGAGAAAACTAAACTCTTGCTTCACTTCGCCTTAAACTAGCCATTCAAGCTAGCAAGCTACCGAAAATCGACGGCGATTACTGGAAATCAAGCACAAAAGTAATCCCAAACAAAAAGCTTCTACCGATCGTCACCGATAAACAAGAGGGGAAACATCCCCTTTGTCGCAGTCTTTATCCCACTTGTAAAAGTGGGACAGGGTATCACCAACTTTTTATCTGTTGTTACAAGGAGTGCAATACTCACCCATGTCCACCACAACCCCCAAAAACAAAACAGTGAAAGCCGATCGCATGGGCAGCCGGCCATACTCCTCAACGGATACGGTTCGTGCCTATCTGCACGAGATCGGTCGCGTGCCCCTGCTAACCCGAGAAGAAGAAATTGTTTTCGGGAAGCAGGTGCAGCAAATGATGAAATTAATCGAAGCAAAACAAGCACTTGCTAAAGAATGGCAGCGGGATCTGACGAATCAAGAGTGGGCTGCCGAAATGGAGTTGACCGAACCTGAACTTAGCCGCATCTTACACATAGGGCGGCGGGCCAAGCAAAAGATGATTGAAGCGAATTTGCGGCTAGTAGTGGCGATCGCCAAAAAATACCAGAAACGCAATATGGAATTCTTGGATTTAATTCAAGAAGGTACCCTCGGTTTAGAACGAGGAGTCGAAAAATTTGACCCGATGCGGGGATACAAATTTTCGACATACGCCTACTGGTGGATTCGGCAAGCAATTACCCGCGCGATCGCCCAACACGCCCGCACCATTCGACTGCCAATTCACATCACCGAAAAACTCAACAAAATCAAAAAAGTGCAGCGGGAACTCACCCAGCAGTTGGGCCGGTCTCCCTCCCCTGGGGAAATTGCCACCGCCCTCGAACTGCACCCTTCCCAAATTCGGGAATACCTGCTGATGGCAAGACATCCAGTTTCTTTGGACTTGCGGGTAGGAGACAACCAAGATACCGAACTGCAAGAACTCTTAGAAGACGAAACGGCATCTCCAGACAACTACATTACCTCGGAATTGCTGCGGCAAGACCTCGATACTTTGATATCAGAACTTACCCCCCAGCAGCGAGATGTAATAATTCTGCGCTTCGGTTTGGAAGACGGCACCGAAATGTCTCTGGCGAAAGTCGGAGAACGGCTAAATCTCAGCCGGGAACGGGTGCGGCAGCTAGAACATCAAGCCCTTGCCCACCTGCGCCGCCGCCAATCTCAAGTCCGAGAATACTTGGCGAGTTAGTCACTAAAAAAGTTGAGATTTTTCCCAAAATCTCAACTTTTTTTTTCGTGTTGGCGCTGCTGGGATTGATACTTTTATACCAGTTAAAAAAAAGACTGCAACTGTAGGCACGCGATCCCAACCCTTATGGGATAGGTCACGCCAAATTTTTCAATTCTTTAATCTAAAATTAAAAATCTAAAATGGTATTATTTGAGGGGTCGATCGCCCGATCGGGGCGGACGCAAAATTTGTGAAAACTAATCTTAGATTTCAGTTCAGGCATCGGGCGGGCGATCGTTCCTTGAAGTTAATAGCCAACATTAAGCCAAATACCCGGTTTCTCTGCGATATTTTTGAAAGTAGTACAAGAGGCGCTTGGAACCAGCTATTTTAAATTTTGGGGTCTGGAGTGGTTTTGACTTATTTGATATTAACAGGAAGTTTAGAAGCGATCGCGATCTTGCTTGCTCTCTCGCCCGGTAACTTCAGCATCGCATTCCCCGCACGCCGGGCACACAACTCGGACATCAAATCCGGCGTTTTAAGCTCGCAATCTCCGCCAAATCCCGGGCAAGATACAGCTAGCACAGGTTTAGCAGATGGCATTTACCTCTACGGTCAGTCGAGCCAGCCAGAGGAAATTAAACAAGAATATTTTGTATTTGAAATGCGGCAGAGTAAGGTAGTCGGCGCTTTTTACCTGCCTCGGTCTGATTTTTACTGTTTTTACGGCACAAGCGATCGAACTCAGTTAAATTTAATAGTAGTGGACAGTTACGACGGCAGTCGCTCTCCCTACTCGGTAAACCTGCAACAATATTACCCAATTTCCACCATCAGCGAGAACGATCGGCGTATCTTAGGTATTTGCAAGGAAGCTCACAAACAGCAGGTGTGGGAAAAGTAGGAAACACGCGCTGGGAGACCAGTCAATCGATGTTAGATTTGAGATTTGAGATTTGAGATTTTAGATTTGAGAATTGAAGAAAGCAACTCCACTGATACATCGGGGGCCCCCGGACTAAATTGCTTTCGGTCAGGGTTCAGGAAACAGTAGTAAAATTGCTCCTAGGTTTGAGAATTTCGGACGGACACCACACACATGGCACGATGAAACTGCGTCGGAAAACACTATCGATAATTGGCATTACCATCGCTGGACTGACGAGCATTCTGTATGTCGCCTCCTCAAGCATCCTCTTGGGCAGCCTGATCAAAGCAGAGGAACAAGAAGCTACACAGGTTATCAAGGGAGTGCTCAGCGTGTTCGGGCAAACCGCAGATGACTTCAACTCGCGCTTTGCCGACTGGTCTGCCTGGGACGACACCTACGATTTTATCCAAAACCGCAACTCACAATTCATTGCCTCCAATTTAATTCCCGAAGGGCTGGCTAATATAAGAGTTAATATAGCCGTATTTGTCAATACTTCTGGCCAAATAGTTTACGGTACGGGTTTAGACAGCGAAAAGCTGAAACTAACGCCTGTTCCAGAAGCGCTAAAACGGCGCATTTCTCTCAGCGACCCGCTGTTGCAGCACCCCAACGCCAAAAGCAGCCTCGCTGGTATCCTGCTGCTACCGTCAGGGCCAATACTGATCGCTTCCCGCCCAATTCTCACGACTAAAAGCACCGGCCCGATCCGAGGTACGCTGATATTCGGGCGCACTTTGGATGCTGCTGGTATTGCGAAGGTTTCTAAAATTACTCGCTTGCCGCTAATCGTACACAGCGTGAATGAGGCTCGGTTGCCTGCCGACTTTCAGCAAGCGCGGGAGAAACTGTCGCAAAAAAAACAGATTTTGGTGCGTCCTTTAAGCGAAGAGTCGATGGCGGGTTACGCCCTGATCCGGGATATTTACAACCAACCTGCGCTGCTATTGCGAGTGGATATCCCCAGAGAAATATACAGGCAAGGTCAAATTAGTTTGCTGTACCTGCTGGGGTCTGTAGCCTTAGCTGGAGTTGGGTTGGTCGGCTGCACTCTGCTACTGCTAGAGCGTCTTGTACTGTCTCGGTTGAGCGGTTTGGCGAAAGCGGTCAACCAAATCAGCAGCAGCCAAGACCTCTCGGTGCGACTGCCGGTGACGGGCGAAGATGAGTTGTCAGACCTTGCCCATACTATCAACGGAATGTTGAGCGCGATCGCCCAAGCTGAAAGCGAACAACTTGAGGAAAAAGCCCGCTACAGAGCCGTAGTCGAGCAAGCTACAGATTGTATATTCCTGTGGGACGCTCAAACCAAACGTCTTTTGGAAGCCAATACAGCGTTTACCGACTTGCTCGATTACAGTCTTGATGCGATTTCGCAACTGACTATTTACGATATCATCGCTTACTCTAAAGACCTAATTGACAGCAATATCGATTTGCTGCTGACGGACAAACAATTCAGAATTGGCGAAGTTCTCTACCGCCGCCGAGACGGTTCCTGCGTGGATGTAGAAGTGAGCGGGAGCGTGATTTCCTACGGAGGCCGCGAGATTATTTGCACTGTTGTCCGCGACATTACCGAGCGCAAGCAAGCAGAAGCCGAACTGCGAGCCTCGGAAGAACGCTACAGACTTTTGTTTAAAAATAACCCCCATCCGATGTGGGTTTACGATTTAGAAACTCTGGAATTTATAGCCGTCAATCAGGCTGCTATCCAACACTACGGCTACACTCGCGACGAATTTCTCAACATGACCGTTGCGGACATTCGCCCCCCCCAAGAACTGCCGAAATTGCTAGAAAATATATCCCAACTAGATGTCGGTATTGAGTTTGCAGGTGTGTGGCAGCACCTGAAAAAAGACGGAACAATTATTGATGTAGAAATTACTTCTTATGCCATGCTATTTGATAGCAGAAATGCTGAATTAGTGCTTGCTCACGACGTGACCGACCGCTTGAAAGCCGAGGCAGAACTCTACAAGGCAAAGGAAGCCGCAGAAGCAGCTAGTTTGGCTAAAAGTCAGTTTTTAGCTAACATGAGCCACGAACTGCGAACTCCTCTGAATGCGATTATCGGTTACAGCGAGATTCTGCAAGAAGAGGCTTTAGATTTGGGCGAAGAAAATTTTGTATCTGATTTGGAGAGGATTCACAATTCAGGCCAGCTTTTACTTTCCTTAATTAATGATATTCTGGACTTGTCGAAGATTGAAGCCGGTCACGCGGAACTTGAATTAGAAACTTTTGACGTGTCGGAGGCAGTTCAAGATGTAGCCCGAACTGTTGAACCGCTATTTTTGCGAAACACTAATCGCCTGAATGTAGAGTGTCCTCATAATATTGGCGAATTGTATTCCGATCAAATTAAATTTACTCAAATTTTATTTAATTTGCTCAGTAATGCAGCTAAGTTTACTCATAAAGGGACAATTACACTCAGCGTTGAAAGAATTAAAAATGATGAAAATAGTTGGGATTCGGAAGAGTTAATTGTTAAGTGTACGGATACGGGGATTGGGATTACTCCCGAACAGCTACAAAAGTTATTTCAACCTTTTACGCAAGCTGATGCTTCGACTACCCGCAAGTACGGCGGTACGGGTTTGGGTTTGGCAATAGCGCAGAAATACTCTCAGATGCTGGGGGGAGAAATTACTGTGATTAGCGAGTTTGGTAAGGGGTCAACTTTTACTCTGATGTTGCCAGCATAGCTCTATTTTAGATTTTAGATTTTAGATTTTAGATTGGGTAAAAAGTCCTGACTAGAAACAACATAAATACGGTTTGTAGTCAGGGCTTCAGTTCACTCCTAATCAGCTTTTAGCTAATTAGGACTAAACTCTTGACTGCAAACAACATTAATACTCAATACCTGCTTGAGCTTTAATGCCTTGTTCTCGGAATGGATGCTTAACTAAAGTCATTTCTGTCACCAAGTCTGCCCGTTCGATGAGCTCTGGCGGGGCGCCTCGGCCGGTTAAAATAATGTGGGTTTCTTCTGGTTTTTGGTCTAACCCGGAAAGCACTTGCTCGACTTGCAAATAACCTAATTTTAATGCTATATTGACTTCATCTAGAAGAACTAATTTAAATTCGGGATTGCAGATAAAAGTTAGGGATTTTTCCCAGGCTTTTTGAGCTGTTTCGATATCTCGATCGCGGTCTTGCGTGTCCCAGGTAAAACCTTCTCCCATTGCGTGAAATTCTAGCTGTTTTTCCCAGAGTTGAAAAACGGCTTTTTCTGCGGGTTCCCACGCGCCTTTGATAAATTGTACTATGGCGACGCGGTATCCGTGACCGAGCGATCGCACAACCATTCCCAAGGCAGCCGTGGTTTTGCCTTTACCGTTACCCGTATTGACTATAATTAAACCTTTTTCTTTGGAGGAGTTAGCGATTCGCTGTGATTGCACTTCTTGGCGCCGCTGCATTTTCTGTTTGTGTTGTTGGGCTGTTAAGCCAGTGGTTGCAGTGGTTTCTGTATTGGTTTCCATTAGATTTTTTTTAACCGCAGATGAACGCAAATAAACGCTGATAGGTGCAGGATGTCTAGTTATTGCCACAGTGTTTTCAAGTTTAGCACGAAACCGGGCAAAACATCTTCTCCTGAAAGTTCTGTTGGACATTCCAAAACTTCTATTTCTTGTCCTTGGCGATAGATTTCAACTCTGCGGGTTTTGCGGTTAATTAACCAGCCTAGTTTTACTTGGTTATTCATGTATTCTTCCATTTTGTCTTGAGTGTCTTTTAGGCTATCGGTGGGCGACATTAACTCTAAGACAAAATCTGGGGCAATCGGAGGAAATTTTTGTTTTTGTTCGGGAGTGAGTGCATCCCATCTTGATTTTTCAATCCAAGAGACATCGGGAGAACGGTTGGCACCGCTGGGCAGTTTGAAGCAAGTTGAAGAATCGAAACAAATTCCCAGTTGAGTTTGTCGGTTCCAAATTCCAAAATCAGTCGCTATTTCAAAATTGTAATTTCCAGTTTCTCCTCCTGTGGGTGGCATGACGATTATTTCTCCTTTGGCGTTGCGTTCAAATTTGACATCGGGGTTTTCGCGGCACAGTTGATAAAATTGGTCGTCGGTGATTTGGGCGATCGAGTTAAATTTGATGGTAACTGCTATCATGGTATTTTATCAGGATGGGTTGCGATTTTTAAGCCACATAATGTAGATGAAGGCAGATAAATGCCGAGCAATGCGGATGGCGTAAATATTATTGAGGGAGGAAGGAGGATTTGAATGGGAGTTTTTTGGAGGCACTTGTGAGATAATTATATCATCTACTTATAACTAGGAATCAATTTTTTCATAAAAAGCTTTTTCTACAAAACACTTGCATACATACCAATAATAAAATGCAATATTGATTTCGCTAAACAATTTAGGTACTCCCTCTAGCAAACTGGAAATTATCTTGCTTTTTAAATGGAGCGCATCAACGCCGATCGCCAAAAACAACAGCCCCAAACCAGCTAACAATATTTGGTAGGGAGTCAACTGCAGTTCTCGCCGAAAAACCCATCCGTAGGAGGACAAAACAACGGCGTACAAAAGACTTACTCCTAGCTTGGGAATTCCTAATGCTATCATATATATATGAATTCTGTAAATTTCATTGAGCAGAAATCCACCTGTTAAAAGAGCGGAAAATAAAATAAATCGATTTTCTAAATGGCGCGGTTGAAGAGTTTGTGCTAACCCATAGGTGAAAGTACAAACAATGACTGGTACAGAACATAAAATCTGGAATGTCCGAGTTAATAAGGCGACATTGGGATTGGGGGAAAAATAAGGATGAAAGAATAAATCGCTGACTTTTAAGCCGGAAAATTGAGTTATAATTATTAGCAGCGTCACCAGGAATAAGGATAAACAATTTAGTCTAACAACCAAACGAGAAATAGTCATAAGCTATGAATACCAAAAATTAGGTTTACTGCCGAAATACAAAAAAATTATATCACCACTATCTGGGGATATTTTGCTAAACTTAATCATGAGTGTTATCAAAACAAGGAGACAGTCATGCTGTCAGTGAAAGAAGCAGAATCGATCGTTCTAAATTTAGCGCAACCCCCCGACAGTCAGCGGGATGTAGAAACTGTAGACTTGCTGGCAGCATCGGGGCGCATTTTGGCTGCACCCGTCACTGGTTCGCTGGATTTTCCTTATTGGGATAATTCAGCAATGGATGGGTACGCGGTGCGGTTTGCTGATGTGGAAAACTGTAGCGCCGAAACACCAGCGGTACTCGAAGTAGTTGAAGAGATTCCAGCCGGATATCAGCCTCAAAATACCGTCCAATCGGGGCAAGCGGCGCGAATTTTTACAGGTGCGATGATGCCAGCGGGTGCTGATACGGTGGTAATGCAGGAAGAAACAAGGCGTGAGGGCGATCGTATTTTTATCTTAGTTTCTCCTGAAAAACCGCAAGCATTTGTCAGACACAAAGGCGCTTTTTATCAAGCAGGAACAACTTTGCTAACTCCCGGTACGGTTATCAACGCCCCAGAAATGGCGGTGTTAGCAACTGCACAGTGCATTCAAGTTCCCGTTTATCGGCGGCTGCGGGTGGCAATTTTTTCGACTGGCGACGAATTGGTATCGCCAGACGAACCTTTGGCACCGGGGAAACTGGTAGACTCGAATCAGTATGCTTTGACAGTTTTGTTGGCACAAATGGGATTTGAACCGATTCGATTGGGCATTGTTCCTGATAATGAAGAGGCGTTAAACAAGGCGATATCCCGGGCTGTGGCGACGGCGGATGTGGTGCTTTCTACGGGCGGCGTCTCGGTAGGAGACTACGATTATATTGAGAAAATATTGGCAGAGTTGGGAGGAAAAGTTCACATTACTTCTGTGGCGATTAAGCCGGGGAAACCTTTAACGGTTGCTGGGTTTCAACGAGGTGAAAAAAATCAGGATTCGCCGAGGTTGAGTTCGGATTGTCTCTATTTTGGTTTGCCGGGAAATCCGGTTTCGGCTTTAGTCTGCTGTTGGCGGTTTGTTGTGCCTGCTTTGAGAAAGATGTCTGGGCTTGGCGCGGATGCTTGGGGGCCGGAGTTTGTCAAAGCTAGGTGTAATGCTGAATTGCGATCGCCCGGCCGACGCGAAACTTATGTTTGGGGTAAACTACATTTAGTTGCGGGGGTGTGGGAATTTGAACCTGCTAGCGGCAGCCAAAATTCAGCGAATTTAATTAACCTCGCAAATACGAGTGGTTTAGCAGTTTTGCCACCAGCGGACACCTGGATTGTACCGGGCGAATTCGTTGAAGTTTTAAAAGTTAGTCATTAGTCATTTGTCATTTGTCATTAGTCATTTGTTATTGGTTCGGTGTAAGTTGATGTAAAATATTAATAACTAAGTAATCTTCCTTCTTGCTGACATCCGTTACATCCGTTACATCCCGTACATTGCTCGTTGCCGAACTTCCTTCGTATTATGAAAATTTTAATTGTTGAAGATGACCCGATGATGCAACTGGGATTAGAGCAAGTTTTAGCCGATTCCCCAGAAATAGAAATAGTAGGACAAGCAGAAGACGGCTATTTAGGCGTAGCAGCCGCACTGAAACTCAAACCTGATATTATTGTAATGGATATCGGTTTGCCGCGGCTCGACGGCATAGCAGCGACGCAGCAAATTAAAGCACAACTGCCAGAAGTTCGAGTAGTAATGTTAACTTCTCACACGGCAGAAACTGAAATTATTGCTGCCCTTTCTAGTGGGGCTGATGCTTATTGTATTAAAGGTGCTTCCGTTGACAGGCTGTTAGCAGCGATTGCAGCCGCAGCAGAGGGCGCTACATATCTTGACCCTCAAATTGCCCGGACTGTCATCGAACACCTCAAACCGCCGATACCTGCCTCTACAACTACTTTTGGCCAGTTGTCGCAGCGGGAATTGGAGGTGTTAAAATTAATGGTTGAAGGTAACAGCAATCCGGAGATAGCAGCGGCGCTTTACTTGAGTCCAAATACTATTAAAACTCACGTTCGCGGTATTATGAATAAGTTGGCAGTGGATGACCGCGTGCAAGCAGCAGTTGTAGCGCTGAGAACTGGATTGGTGTAAAGAAGTCAGTAGTTATTTGTTGTTTGCTACCAAGGCTTTTCTGCTACCAATGCTTTTCTGCCCCATGCCCAATTCCCCATGCCCAATTCCCAACTCCCAATTCCTAATTCCCAATTCCTAATTCCCAAAAAGTTTATGTCTGAATGGATAGAAATCGGTAAAATTGTAGCAGCTCAAGGTTTGGACGGGGAAGTGCGAGTCTATCCCGATTCGGATTTCCCCGAAAGGTTTATCGAACCGGGGAAGCGGTGGATTTTGCGCCCTAACAAAAGTGAACCGGAACCGATCGAGTTTTTGGGCGGTCGCTACATTCCGGGCAAAGGGCTGTATGCTGTAGAGGTAGAGGGTGTGGAAGACCGCGATAGTGCTGAGGCGCTGCGGGGCTGCAAGTTGTTTGTTGAAAAGACCGATCGACCTTACCTCGAACCTGATGAGTTTTACGTCCAAGATTTGATCGGTATGGAAGTTTATAACCAGTTAACCGGGGAAATCTTAGGCAAGGTAAGTGATATTATTCCCGCAGGTAACGACCTTTTAGAAGTAGAAACGAATCTAACGGCGCCGGAAACTGTCGCTGCAGAATTAGAAAAGCCAAAACAGCCTGAAACTCCCCAACCAAACGCTGACCCCAGAAATACTCGCAAACCACGGAAAATTCGCGTTAAAGAGCCTAAATCCACAAAAATCTTGATTCCTTTTGTGGAAGAGATTGTGCCAGTTGTTGACTTAGAACAAGGCAGAATTGAAATTGTGCCTCCTCCTGGTTTATTGGATTGACACTCCCCTGGCTAAAGCCGAGGGGATTCTTGATTCGCAGAATCGACTTGCCGATGCAGAATTACTTCAACATCGGTAGCGGTCAATTCTCCACAAGCGTTCGGATCTAAGATCCAAGTTCCGACGTGCCCCGCCGTACTCAATCCCCGACTTAGGATATTTTTAGCTGCGTTCCAATCTCTGTCAAAGACAAGCCCGCACCGACAAGCGTGAGGGGAGCGTTGACAGACTTTTCTTAACAATC of Oscillatoria nigro-viridis PCC 7112 contains these proteins:
- the cobO gene encoding cob(I)yrinic acid a,c-diamide adenosyltransferase produces the protein METNTETTATTGLTAQQHKQKMQRRQEVQSQRIANSSKEKGLIIVNTGNGKGKTTAALGMVVRSLGHGYRVAIVQFIKGAWEPAEKAVFQLWEKQLEFHAMGEGFTWDTQDRDRDIETAQKAWEKSLTFICNPEFKLVLLDEVNIALKLGYLQVEQVLSGLDQKPEETHIILTGRGAPPELIERADLVTEMTLVKHPFREQGIKAQAGIEY
- a CDS encoding RNA polymerase sigma factor, RpoD/SigA family; this encodes MSTTTPKNKTVKADRMGSRPYSSTDTVRAYLHEIGRVPLLTREEEIVFGKQVQQMMKLIEAKQALAKEWQRDLTNQEWAAEMELTEPELSRILHIGRRAKQKMIEANLRLVVAIAKKYQKRNMEFLDLIQEGTLGLERGVEKFDPMRGYKFSTYAYWWIRQAITRAIAQHARTIRLPIHITEKLNKIKKVQRELTQQLGRSPSPGEIATALELHPSQIREYLLMARHPVSLDLRVGDNQDTELQELLEDETASPDNYITSELLRQDLDTLISELTPQQRDVIILRFGLEDGTEMSLAKVGERLNLSRERVRQLEHQALAHLRRRQSQVREYLAS
- a CDS encoding molybdopterin molybdotransferase MoeA; the protein is MLSVKEAESIVLNLAQPPDSQRDVETVDLLAASGRILAAPVTGSLDFPYWDNSAMDGYAVRFADVENCSAETPAVLEVVEEIPAGYQPQNTVQSGQAARIFTGAMMPAGADTVVMQEETRREGDRIFILVSPEKPQAFVRHKGAFYQAGTTLLTPGTVINAPEMAVLATAQCIQVPVYRRLRVAIFSTGDELVSPDEPLAPGKLVDSNQYALTVLLAQMGFEPIRLGIVPDNEEALNKAISRAVATADVVLSTGGVSVGDYDYIEKILAELGGKVHITSVAIKPGKPLTVAGFQRGEKNQDSPRLSSDCLYFGLPGNPVSALVCCWRFVVPALRKMSGLGADAWGPEFVKARCNAELRSPGRRETYVWGKLHLVAGVWEFEPASGSQNSANLINLANTSGLAVLPPADTWIVPGEFVEVLKVSH
- a CDS encoding CHASE4 domain-containing protein, producing the protein MKLRRKTLSIIGITIAGLTSILYVASSSILLGSLIKAEEQEATQVIKGVLSVFGQTADDFNSRFADWSAWDDTYDFIQNRNSQFIASNLIPEGLANIRVNIAVFVNTSGQIVYGTGLDSEKLKLTPVPEALKRRISLSDPLLQHPNAKSSLAGILLLPSGPILIASRPILTTKSTGPIRGTLIFGRTLDAAGIAKVSKITRLPLIVHSVNEARLPADFQQAREKLSQKKQILVRPLSEESMAGYALIRDIYNQPALLLRVDIPREIYRQGQISLLYLLGSVALAGVGLVGCTLLLLERLVLSRLSGLAKAVNQISSSQDLSVRLPVTGEDELSDLAHTINGMLSAIAQAESEQLEEKARYRAVVEQATDCIFLWDAQTKRLLEANTAFTDLLDYSLDAISQLTIYDIIAYSKDLIDSNIDLLLTDKQFRIGEVLYRRRDGSCVDVEVSGSVISYGGREIICTVVRDITERKQAEAELRASEERYRLLFKNNPHPMWVYDLETLEFIAVNQAAIQHYGYTRDEFLNMTVADIRPPQELPKLLENISQLDVGIEFAGVWQHLKKDGTIIDVEITSYAMLFDSRNAELVLAHDVTDRLKAEAELYKAKEAAEAASLAKSQFLANMSHELRTPLNAIIGYSEILQEEALDLGEENFVSDLERIHNSGQLLLSLINDILDLSKIEAGHAELELETFDVSEAVQDVARTVEPLFLRNTNRLNVECPHNIGELYSDQIKFTQILFNLLSNAAKFTHKGTITLSVERIKNDENSWDSEELIVKCTDTGIGITPEQLQKLFQPFTQADASTTRKYGGTGLGLAIAQKYSQMLGGEITVISEFGKGSTFTLMLPA
- a CDS encoding Uma2 family endonuclease, whose amino-acid sequence is MIAVTIKFNSIAQITDDQFYQLCRENPDVKFERNAKGEIIVMPPTGGETGNYNFEIATDFGIWNRQTQLGICFDSSTCFKLPSGANRSPDVSWIEKSRWDALTPEQKQKFPPIAPDFVLELMSPTDSLKDTQDKMEEYMNNQVKLGWLINRKTRRVEIYRQGQEIEVLECPTELSGEDVLPGFVLNLKTLWQ
- a CDS encoding response regulator, producing the protein MKILIVEDDPMMQLGLEQVLADSPEIEIVGQAEDGYLGVAAALKLKPDIIVMDIGLPRLDGIAATQQIKAQLPEVRVVMLTSHTAETEIIAALSSGADAYCIKGASVDRLLAAIAAAAEGATYLDPQIARTVIEHLKPPIPASTTTFGQLSQRELEVLKLMVEGNSNPEIAAALYLSPNTIKTHVRGIMNKLAVDDRVQAAVVALRTGLV
- the rimM gene encoding ribosome maturation factor RimM (Essential for efficient processing of 16S rRNA) translates to MSEWIEIGKIVAAQGLDGEVRVYPDSDFPERFIEPGKRWILRPNKSEPEPIEFLGGRYIPGKGLYAVEVEGVEDRDSAEALRGCKLFVEKTDRPYLEPDEFYVQDLIGMEVYNQLTGEILGKVSDIIPAGNDLLEVETNLTAPETVAAELEKPKQPETPQPNADPRNTRKPRKIRVKEPKSTKILIPFVEEIVPVVDLEQGRIEIVPPPGLLD